Part of the Littorina saxatilis isolate snail1 unplaced genomic scaffold, US_GU_Lsax_2.0 scaffold_2792, whole genome shotgun sequence genome is shown below.
CCTTCAACTACGGCGTGAGGGCTGTGGTGGTCAACAGGCGCGGCCAGGGGGGGAGTCAGGTCAACACGGCCAGGCTGCCTGGCTACGGCGAGACGGGGGACCTGAGAGAGGTGGTGGACTTTCTGAGGGAGGAGGGCGTCAGCCTCAGCGCTGTGGGGATTGGGACAGGCGGGGACTTGCTCCTGTCCTACCTCGGCGAGTTCGGCTCTTCTGCCTACCTCAACTCCGCCGTGTGTATTTCTCCGTCCTACTCCGCGGAGAGCACGCTGCACCACTTGCCCTTCCCGTACTCCTGCCTGTATCTTTCTCACCTCAAGCAGACGGTCCTGACCCACGCTAAGGTGTTCGGCAAGGCGGCTCAGCTGGCTCGCAGCGCCTGGACCGTGCAGGAGTTCGACCGTCGTCTTCACTgcgaggaggaggagaaggaggtggAGGGGAAGGGAGAGTCTCACCACGaagacacacacagcaacaacacTCACCACACCCACGCTCACCACCACGATCATCGTCACCATCACCACCAgcacaaccaccacaacaaccaccatcACCACAACCAGCAGCATTCGAGCCTGGAGGAGTTCTGGGCCGAGAACGAGCCCTTGCGGGAAGCTGACGAGATCAGTGTCCCCGTGCTGTGCGTGTCTTCGCTGGACGATCCCATCTGCTCGTCCAAGCACATCCAGCACGATCTCTTCCGTGCCCTGCCCAACTTCTTCCTGCTCACCCTCCCCCAGGGAGGGCACGCAGGGTTCCGCCAGTCCCTGCAGGGCATTTCGTGGGCGGAGAACGCCGCCATAGACTTCGTTCTGTCCATGCTCACGTTTCACGTGCACCGTGACAGTGACGGCTTGCGCGCGC
Proteins encoded:
- the LOC138956000 gene encoding protein ABHD15-like produces the protein TLLRRRDSLARLTCRDSALSHYVTLHCHAFRRALQLPVWCRNRHVQSLMALWVSEPGVQFDRKYLQLSDKGILALDWEVGGEHLPHGRHILLVLPDLPQSALQVSALCREAFNYGVRAVVVNRRGQGGSQVNTARLPGYGETGDLREVVDFLREEGVSLSAVGIGTGGDLLLSYLGEFGSSAYLNSAVCISPSYSAESTLHHLPFPYSCLYLSHLKQTVLTHAKVFGKAAQLARSAWTVQEFDRRLHCEEEEKEVEGKGESHHEDTHSNNTHHTHAHHHDHRHHHHQHNHHNNHHHHNQQHSSLEEFWAENEPLREADEISVPVLCVSSLDDPICSSKHIQHDLFRALPNFFLLTLPQGGHAGFRQSLQGISWAENAAIDFVLSMLTFHVHRDSDGLRAHAYAQTDDECFEYQCRTEEDELVDCEEAQDNDYVFDARCELTDDRPDGQCETTLTDDPVTSEGHCLTSSAYGQYANGHCNSVGVADVEMEKQLRTPTEAHG